One region of Carassius carassius chromosome 41, fCarCar2.1, whole genome shotgun sequence genomic DNA includes:
- the calm3a gene encoding calmodulin 3a (phosphorylase kinase, delta) isoform X1, whose amino-acid sequence MQADQLTEEQIAEFKEAFSLFDKDGDGTITTKELGTVMRSLGQNPTEAELQDMINEVDADGNGTIDFPEFLTMMARKMKDTDSEEEIREAFRVFDKDGNGYISAAELRHVMTNLGEKLTDEEVDEMIREADIDGDGQVNYEEFVQMMTAK is encoded by the exons ATGCAGGCAGATCAGCTGACCGAGGAACAGATCGCTG AGTTCAAGGAGGCCTTTTCACTTTTCGACAAAGATGGCGATGGCACCATTACTACCAAAGAATTGGGCACAGTGATGCGCTCGTTGGGTCAGAACCCCACTGAGGCAGAGCTGCAGGACATGATCAACGAGGTAGACGCTGATG GCAACGGAACTATAGACTTCCCAGAGTTCCTAACCATGATGGCAAGGAAAATGAAGGACACAGACAGTGAAGAGGAAATCCGAGAAGCTTTCAGAGTCTTTGACAAG GATGGAAATGGCTACATCAGTGCAGCCGAGCTCCGTCACGTCATGACCAATCTGGGGGAGAAGTTGACAGATGAGGAAGTGGATGAGATGATCCGAGAAGCAGATATTGATGGAGATGGTCAGGTCAACTATGAGG
- the calm3a gene encoding calmodulin 3a (phosphorylase kinase, delta) isoform X2, translating into MADQLTEEQIAEFKEAFSLFDKDGDGTITTKELGTVMRSLGQNPTEAELQDMINEVDADGNGTIDFPEFLTMMARKMKDTDSEEEIREAFRVFDKDGNGYISAAELRHVMTNLGEKLTDEEVDEMIREADIDGDGQVNYEEFVQMMTAK; encoded by the exons GCAGATCAGCTGACCGAGGAACAGATCGCTG AGTTCAAGGAGGCCTTTTCACTTTTCGACAAAGATGGCGATGGCACCATTACTACCAAAGAATTGGGCACAGTGATGCGCTCGTTGGGTCAGAACCCCACTGAGGCAGAGCTGCAGGACATGATCAACGAGGTAGACGCTGATG GCAACGGAACTATAGACTTCCCAGAGTTCCTAACCATGATGGCAAGGAAAATGAAGGACACAGACAGTGAAGAGGAAATCCGAGAAGCTTTCAGAGTCTTTGACAAG GATGGAAATGGCTACATCAGTGCAGCCGAGCTCCGTCACGTCATGACCAATCTGGGGGAGAAGTTGACAGATGAGGAAGTGGATGAGATGATCCGAGAAGCAGATATTGATGGAGATGGTCAGGTCAACTATGAGG